The Oncorhynchus masou masou isolate Uvic2021 chromosome 25, UVic_Omas_1.1, whole genome shotgun sequence DNA window CTTACTCCAACACTCCGCAAGCACCCGTGCAAATCCATGAAGAAGAGCATTTCCCATGCGAGGTGACAGGGTAATCTGTTACCCGTGGCAACGGCTCGTTTTCAGTAGCTGCTTTTGGCACACTGGTTTCAATGCACGGGCCCCTCCCTCAGACAAGTAGTACTAATTGTGCCCTTTTCGTTGCAAGGTTTCTAAATCCAATTTTTGATCCACTTATAGGTAGGCTTAGCCTGATGACTCACAGTAAATTCTTCCGCCAGCTCTGTTGTTCGCTACATATTTTTGTCTGCCACGTCCATAGGCCCGGTGTAGTGTTTGGCCTGAGtaaggagtctgggtagccaggcaaagAGCCTGCAAAGACATGTTGAAAGTGGTTTGCTGTTCCATATGAATTTACATCACTTCCCAGAGTGGAAAGAGACTGCCTGAATGCCAGTTGGgcagggtttgcacttttgggtcTTTTTATATTGCTTCCGTTGTAAAAAAAGGGGATCCCCTTGATTGATGTGCTTGTTGCTGTGTGTATCTGACTGTATCTCTTTGGCCAGGCGAGCTGCCTCTGTCGCTGGCGGCGTGCACCAACCAGCCGAACATGGTGCACTACTTGACCGAGAACGCCCATAAGAAGGCTGACCTTCGACGGCAGGACTCGCGCGGCAACACAGTGCTACACGGCCTGGTGCACATCGCCGACAACACCCGGGACAACACCCGTTTCCTCACCAAGATGTACGACCTGCTGCTGACCAAGTGTGCCAAACTCTACCCAGAATGCAGCCTGGAGGACATTCTCAACAACGACGGCATGTCACCCCTTATGATGGCAGCAAAGCTGGGAAAAATTGGGGTGAGAACGAACTCGTATGTCACGTGTATGAGGAATCATACTCTTAAACGGGTTAGTTTGTATAACCCACGGAAATGCTACCGTGTGGTGCCTTGTTGGATTCTGTATCCTATTATTGACAGAAGATACAATCGCATGCATTGTAAAACGGACACTAAAGGTCAGCTTTTGTTGTTATTATTTCTCCCAGGTTTTCCAGCACATCATTCGCAGGGAGATCAAGGACGAGGAAGCGCGTCACCTCTCGCGGAAGTTCAAGGACTGGGCGTACGGCCCCGTGTACTCCTCCCTGTACGACCTCTCCTCGCTGGACACCTGTGGAGAGGAGGTGTCCGTGCTGGAGATCCTGGTCTACAACAGCCGCATCGAGGTGCGTGAAAGCCTGCTTCGATAAAGCCTTGACTGTAAAGCTCTGGGAGCGAACGCAAGTCTACAGAGGCCAAGTGTGGATTTTTGCCTTTTTGTCTGTAATAGATTTGTTTACCTGAGATAAAGGGAGAGCCAGCATGGTAGGAAAGATGGAGTATGATTTCTCTTTCACACCATACGCTCTTCCTATCATTATTGTGAGTTTTCCTGCACTTTCCGTAGAATCGCCATGAGATGCTGGCTGTGGAGCCCATCAACGAGCTGCTGAGGGCCAAGTGGCAGAAGTTTGCTGCCGTCACCTTTTACATCAGCGTTGTCTCCTACCTGGTGACCATGATCATCTTCACCCTGGTGGCCTACTACCGCCCATCCCAGGGAACGGTACGTACATGACCAACAACTCAAATACAAATGCAACAAATATATGCACTTATTCAATGTCGGTTTGGATGAAAGTGTTTGCCAAGgggcattattattattattatgtgtattgTGCAAACAGTATGGGTGCCATGATCAGCATAGCTTTAACTCTGTTTGTCCCTGCCCAGCCTCCGTACCCTTACACCACCTCCACAGACTATTTGCGTCTGGGAGGGGAGGTTATCACCTTGGGCTCCGGAATCTTCTTCTTTCTCACCAACGTAAGTCTGCAGCCTGCAGCCACTACACCTTCTCTCCGGTTGAACCATCCAATCAGAGTTACAGCTTTGAATGTTGACTCTACAACTAACAACTTGTTTTTGAAGAGGCCTCAAGatgtgtacacaaacacacactttcacTATAAGAGATCTTCGACCTCCCCTGTaaattgatctctctctctctctctctctaaatctctctctccctgtcccctcttTGTAGATTAAGGACCTCTTCCTGAAGAAATGCCCCGGGGTGAACTCCCTATTTGTCGACGGCTCCTTTCAACTGCTCTAGTAAGACTCCAGCTCCCCCTCCTTAACCTTCAGCTCCTTTGTAAACACCCTCTGACTTGTACCCGAAGGCTAATTTATCATCCTCTCTTAATTGAGTCTTCGGTTTAATTCCACattaaagccccccccccccttttcctgGCACGTTTTCCAGTTGACATCTTCTTTAATTAAACTCACCATCCCAACAAAGAGCGGAGGATGTTGAGCACCGCTCCGAAGGGTGTTTTGTTTGCATCATTAGTGCTGCATCCTGCGAGAGCCAACGTGGTGTCCGTTAAATCCCAAATGGCATTCCTGTGTACTGGGAATGTTCTCTGTGTCTAACAAGTAGGAAAGGATAAGGATTATTGCCGTTTCCTGGAATCTGAACACAAGGGCCATTAGGGTACACTGTTGCCAAACATTTTGAATCGGAAAATGAAAACGGGTTTCTTACTGGACAAGTCTCCTGTATCTCTAGCTTCATCTACTCTTTGCTGGTGATAGTGACTGCGGCCCTCTACCTGTCGGGTATCGAGGCCTATGTGTCTGTGATGGTGTTTGCGCTGGTCCTGGGCTGGATGAACACTTTATACTTCACTAGAGGCCTGAAGCTCACCGGCACCTACAGCATCATGATACAGAAGGTATCGGCTCCTTCGCTCTCTCATCCATCACATTGAATTTGAAATCCAAATGGACTAATTGGACACTAGACACCTGATCACAATTTGTCCTTCTTCCTTGGCTCTCAGATTCTCTTCAAAGACCTGTTCCGGTTTCTGCTGGTCTACGTGCTCTTCATGATTGGATACTCGTCAGGTACAGTGTCCCCTACTGCACACTTCTTCTCAGCAGTCTGTCGGCCAGTTGAAACAGAGGAGAAAGCTACCTTATCATCTCCTCCTGTTTCCCATGTCACCCCCCAGCTCTGGTGTCCCTCCTGGCGGTGTGCCCCGGGCCTGACGAGGTGTGTCCGGAGGAAGGCGGCTGCCCCACCTACCCCCAGTGCCGGGACACGGACACCTTCAGCAACTTTCTGCTCGACCTGTTCAAGCTGACCATCGGAATGGGTGATCTGGACATGGTCAGCAGCGCCCAGTACCCAGCTGTCTTCCTCATCCTGCTGGTCACCTACATCATCCTCACCTTCGTGCTGCTGCTCAACATGTTGATCGCTCTGATGGGAGAAACAGTGAGCCAGGTGTCCAAGGAGAGCAAGAAGATCTGGAAGCTGCAGGTGAGTGAGGAGAACAGCTGATGGACAGCTAGGTTCCCTATGCAGTAAAGACTACTCATTAAAGCACAACGCAGCGAATGTCACGgaaaacaaaaataaacatttattatttttattacgTTTAGTACCTAATAAATATGACCCTGGGAACCCCTGGTGATGGCCTTATGCAAGTGCATCCTCTAGTTCACGGTCACATTAGTATGGTATGAAAAACATTACTGCATGTTGGTTGACGTTATGCTTCAACAACAGTGGGCTACGACAATCCTGGACATCGAGCGCTCCTTCCCTGTGTGTCTGCGGAAGTCCTTCCGGTCCGGGGAGATGGTGACAGTGGGGAAGAACTGGGACGGTACCCCTGACCGTCGCTGGTGCTTCAGGTACACATGCTAATTTCACTgaactctcacccctctctgcgTCAGAGAAACGTGTCTGATTGGTAAGTCAAAGGCAAACATCTTCTGTGGTCATTTCAGGGTGGACGAGGTCAACTGGTGCCACTGGAATCAGAACCTGGCCATAATCAACGAAGACCCGGGCAAGAACATAACAGAGACCCAGCAATGCCCTGGTACAGTGCATCAAACCGTCCGTGGCCTGAGGAGAGGTGAGACTATTTGACTGCGTTCTCTAAACAAAATGTGCAAATACACCGCGTATAAGGGCAAGCCAAATCACATCAGCCAACATTTGACTTTCTTTCCCCAACCCATGTAGATCGCTGGTCCACGGTGGTGCCACGGGTTGTGGAGCAGAATAAAGGGCCACGACCACGAGACCTAGTACTGGAGATGGAGCCACTGACCCCCAGACACAGACCCTGTGCAGAGGGCTAGAGCCCAGCTCTGGGGGCCTCCAGGAGCCCAGGTCCTTTAAAACACCCTGCAGATCGCAGGTACTCAGACTGACAAAGAAGAGTTGGGCCACAAAGTTTGCCACTTTGCACAAAACTCTGTCGGCATGAGATTAGAACCAAAGATCTGTATAAAGAATTATCAGACAAAATAAAGGATTTAGAAAATATAGGAATGTAGTGTTTGGTCAAAGGAAACCATCCATTTGTTTATCAAATGCTTTTTTATTCAACTAGTTGTGAATGGTGGTCATACCTCCTGATTCTAAGTATCCTCTACCTTGGTGGTTTTAACCCGGGAGGAAGGACCCTCGGGAAGCTGTTACCTGACAGAATGCCCCGGCTTCAACTTTCAACATATCCAAATGTGTCAATCAAGAGTCGATCATAGATGAGACGTATGTCGATGTGATCTATTGGGAGACTGCTGATGAGCGCATATTGTACCTCCTGTATTTAGGAAAACTTGCTCAGGGAGTTCAAGAAGGCCAAAATATTTATTATATTCTTACGCGTATCCTTGTTGTTTTTAGCATCTGGAAAAAGAACTGAGAGGAACTGATTAAAGTTCAAACAAACCATTTTGGGATGGGATGTTCAAGCacaatatgtactgtatgtatgtagctAGGTACTAAATGACAAAAAACTAAAGCTAGCTTTATATGGCCCACCGTTTTTCATTTCCATCAGTTTAGTCCTGTTGATAGTCCGACGCACAGGGTCCTAATTTTATTATTCATGCTTGGATAGGATTGCTTTGATCATAACAAACAAACACTGAATTGATTTGTTGAGAGGAAGATATATTCCCCATAACAGTATTTATGTGGATTTTTTAAGCTTTGGGTGTTATACCAACATGACAATAGGCCTTCAATTAAAATTGAAACATTTGCTACTGATCCAACCAGAGAATGGTTTTGAAGATGTAAGCTGTTTTTCCATCATGTTTTGTTGAGGCCTTTTGATTCATAATGGACATTAGCTTCCTATGTGTTTCAatttttaacatttttatttgataCAATTCCTAATAAATTTTGCGACAACGTTAACTCCTGGTCTTTTTGCCTTTTCTGGGAAAAAAATCacattatatactattatattgtATAGGctacagcagggatcatcaaatagattcagctgcgggatgaTGATTTTATTGAGCGGgtggccggaacataattacaaatcatttgtagactacCCAAACAGATATATTATTTGACTAAAATAATCATTTCAagccttgcttacatttgtataagATCTATTGTCCGTGGGAATACTTAGGAACAgttttccaaaattaaaatcacttgaagctgatttcctggtgtttttacagtcttttatgtccaacaataaaaaataaaatgcaaaTCTTTACAAAATGTAACCAATTTAGCCTGTGGGGCCGCAAATTGGTGAACTCTGGGCTACagcagggttgcctagtggttagagcattggactagtaaccaaaagtggcaagttcaaatccccaagctgacaaggtaaaagatctgtcattctgcccctgaacaggcagttaacccactgttcctaggccgtcattgaaaataagaattagttcttaactgacttgcctagtaaaaaaaaataaacaattattTATTTCTGTTCTGAAGCTGCAATCTACTGCAATCCTTATGTTGGCCAGCAGATGGAAGCAGAGGCCTAAATTCCTCAATGATATAGTCAGTGCCCTCACGTCGCAAAAGCACCAAtgttgtattcattaggcaccaaaaggAAGAAAAAAGACCACCtgacctgaacttgtccaataagaaatccTTTTTTTCCATTGgaaatgttttgctacggtgtttccctaatgaatatgaccctgaccaattactttaaaaaaatcaaaaacacATTCTCATACTTCAGTCAAAGCCCCACTACCTCCGAAAGCACCTCCAAGATTTTCCCCTTCATCCAGCAAACCTGCTCCTTTGTCTTCCCCTGCAGTCATGTGTTTCAGATACGTTGTAGGCATAAGTGCTTCACGACCCTCCAACCATGATGCccgggcctgtattcacaaagagtTTCAGAGTGCTGATATATAATTGTATTCATTATGGTCTAAAAGGGACATCTGACCCTATAGCACTTTGTGAATACGGCCCAGAGGTTCACCTCTCACCTTCCCATCACTTCCCccaccttcctcccctccctccctacattcCCAGCCTTACTGAAGCACACCGGGAATCTTTTGCCACATCACAGAGGAAAGGCTAATCTTCTCTGCCC harbors:
- the trpv4 gene encoding transient receptor potential cation channel subfamily V member 4; its protein translation is MNEDRSPATLLRRCRIAMTETDTPPSATNKAALSSGSGEGRGSGEGQPDADGTCPDLSALADLFESEEGSQSPQDPTPDVDRPGQLQPGDGRQNLRMKFHGAFKKGISNPMDMLESTIYESPVAPGPKKAPMDSLFDYGTYRHTNNKKPRRKKLPRGKTETSCNESLDPPGLDPPKVLKVFNRVLLFDGVSRADPEALSGLLEYLQGHEKRLTDEEFKEPSTGKTCLPKALLNLYSGQNDTIPMLMDIAEQTVNLHEFINTPFRDVYYRGQTALHIAIERRCKQYVELLVEKGADVHAQARGRFFQPRDEGGYFYFGELPLSLAACTNQPNMVHYLTENAHKKADLRRQDSRGNTVLHGLVHIADNTRDNTRFLTKMYDLLLTKCAKLYPECSLEDILNNDGMSPLMMAAKLGKIGVFQHIIRREIKDEEARHLSRKFKDWAYGPVYSSLYDLSSLDTCGEEVSVLEILVYNSRIENRHEMLAVEPINELLRAKWQKFAAVTFYISVVSYLVTMIIFTLVAYYRPSQGTPPYPYTTSTDYLRLGGEVITLGSGIFFFLTNIKDLFLKKCPGVNSLFVDGSFQLLYFIYSLLVIVTAALYLSGIEAYVSVMVFALVLGWMNTLYFTRGLKLTGTYSIMIQKILFKDLFRFLLVYVLFMIGYSSALVSLLAVCPGPDEVCPEEGGCPTYPQCRDTDTFSNFLLDLFKLTIGMGDLDMVSSAQYPAVFLILLVTYIILTFVLLLNMLIALMGETVSQVSKESKKIWKLQWATTILDIERSFPVCLRKSFRSGEMVTVGKNWDGTPDRRWCFRVDEVNWCHWNQNLAIINEDPGKNITETQQCPGTVHQTVRGLRRDRWSTVVPRVVEQNKGPRPRDLVLEMEPLTPRHRPCAEG